One window from the genome of Synechococcus sp. PROS-7-1 encodes:
- a CDS encoding response regulator transcription factor, producing the protein MVAGTSLTSDLERARSIRALIADQDLLICLYPHLFAVKQMARLAGMHSRRQRVFVESRADALSHLGTMTTVPWILVSERLSDGSGLTLLSDCRRLLPSHRNLLLLNRPSADTLKIARQLAVDALLDERSVEKRSGALIQALTALKEGSRYEDPRLQADNEAPYTSTKTLSGRQLEILALVAEGLSNRDIAQQLLISSNTVRDHLSEIMLRLEVNNRASAVSSALRRGLMP; encoded by the coding sequence ATGGTCGCTGGCACGTCCTTGACGAGTGATCTGGAGCGAGCGCGGTCGATCCGGGCACTGATCGCCGATCAGGATCTGTTGATCTGCCTGTATCCCCATCTGTTCGCTGTGAAACAGATGGCTCGACTAGCCGGCATGCACAGCCGACGGCAACGGGTGTTTGTTGAGAGCAGAGCCGACGCGCTCAGCCACCTCGGAACCATGACCACGGTTCCTTGGATCCTGGTGTCCGAGCGCTTAAGCGATGGCTCGGGACTGACGCTGCTCAGCGACTGTCGACGGCTCCTCCCCAGCCATCGCAATCTGCTGCTGCTCAACCGCCCCAGCGCTGACACCCTGAAGATCGCCCGCCAGCTTGCCGTTGATGCTCTGTTGGATGAGCGCAGCGTGGAGAAGCGGTCGGGTGCACTGATTCAGGCGCTGACTGCCCTCAAGGAGGGTTCGCGCTACGAAGATCCAAGGCTGCAAGCCGACAATGAAGCGCCGTACACCAGCACCAAGACGCTTTCAGGCCGGCAACTCGAGATTCTCGCTCTGGTAGCGGAAGGTCTCAGCAATCGGGACATCGCCCAACAGCTGCTGATTTCGAGCAACACCGTGAGAGATCACCTGAGCGAGATCATGCTGCGACTGGAGGTGAACAACCGCGCCAGCGCGGTGTCATCGGCCCTGCGGCGAGGGCTGATGCCCTGA
- a CDS encoding cellulose binding domain-containing protein — protein sequence MAPSNTLQISVNGDLWWGGFTAEITVRNASDQPLDSWSTSFISAHDLDPEAWGVEINRELLGEGLSLYTLTGTSWGQSIPAGGELRVGFNGSQSVDLGRNGALTEAMLMAERSMGESVMADGGAHTAEHTAEHPAEHAAMSHGHNTMTGPYTDITTWGSFHGSNHNSEHNELVGGRTAITTEAMEAYNGLRAFAGLESVALEDVGAWAYAQGLTNNAQAWGDDTKGVGLWYAMQAAKVGWISDETYNPQILADIQRTARQGETDAVMAMVETFGHEGFASYLRSNALVDTFTNTLKMEPHYGGWMHGRTHGFLSIEGVAINHDINHLTVLGWDQQQPFMNDTFDYPQWPALEVSDDTVINYFQSIVTLGDPLSSQLETLGAPSGIGPNETPPLASTPSPSPETESTNNDPITGESLAVEISGDLWWGGLTASLAVTNTGDQKTDNWGLNFISAHQFTGDSWGTTIETETLADGLYRYQLTGADWGQSIDAGETIRVGFNARSADSGESEGALTTEILLALNSELVVV from the coding sequence ATGGCTCCCTCCAACACGCTCCAGATCTCCGTCAATGGAGACCTCTGGTGGGGTGGTTTCACAGCCGAAATCACCGTGCGCAATGCCTCGGACCAGCCACTGGACAGCTGGAGTACGAGTTTCATCAGTGCCCATGATCTAGACCCTGAGGCCTGGGGGGTGGAAATCAACCGAGAACTCCTGGGGGAAGGCCTCAGCCTCTACACACTCACAGGAACCTCATGGGGACAGAGCATTCCCGCAGGAGGGGAACTCCGCGTGGGATTCAATGGCAGTCAGAGCGTCGACCTCGGCAGGAATGGCGCCTTGACCGAAGCCATGCTGATGGCTGAGAGGTCCATGGGCGAATCGGTGATGGCCGACGGAGGCGCACACACGGCTGAACACACCGCTGAACACCCTGCTGAACACGCCGCGATGTCCCATGGCCACAACACCATGACTGGTCCCTACACCGACATCACCACCTGGGGTAGCTTCCACGGCTCGAACCACAACTCCGAGCACAACGAACTGGTGGGGGGCCGCACGGCGATCACCACCGAAGCGATGGAGGCCTACAACGGCTTACGCGCCTTTGCTGGCCTTGAGTCGGTTGCGCTGGAGGATGTTGGTGCCTGGGCTTATGCCCAGGGTTTGACCAACAACGCGCAGGCCTGGGGCGATGACACCAAAGGCGTGGGCCTCTGGTATGCGATGCAAGCAGCCAAGGTGGGGTGGATCTCGGATGAGACCTACAACCCCCAGATCCTGGCTGACATCCAACGCACCGCCCGCCAAGGCGAGACCGATGCGGTGATGGCGATGGTGGAGACCTTCGGCCATGAAGGCTTCGCCAGCTATCTGCGCAGCAATGCGCTGGTGGACACCTTCACCAACACCCTGAAGATGGAGCCCCACTACGGCGGCTGGATGCACGGCCGCACCCATGGATTCCTCAGCATCGAAGGCGTGGCCATCAACCACGACATCAACCACCTGACGGTGCTGGGCTGGGATCAGCAGCAGCCCTTCATGAATGACACCTTCGACTACCCGCAGTGGCCTGCGTTGGAGGTGAGTGATGACACAGTCATCAACTACTTTCAGTCGATCGTGACGCTGGGAGACCCGCTCAGCAGTCAGCTGGAGACCCTGGGAGCACCGAGTGGGATTGGGCCAAACGAGACGCCACCTCTTGCGAGCACTCCATCTCCCTCCCCTGAGACGGAGTCCACAAACAACGATCCAATCACTGGTGAATCGCTGGCTGTGGAGATCAGCGGAGATCTCTGGTGGGGTGGCCTGACGGCCTCACTGGCGGTGACCAACACTGGCGACCAAAAAACAGACAACTGGGGGCTGAACTTCATCAGTGCCCATCAATTCACCGGAGACAGCTGGGGCACAACGATCGAAACCGAGACACTGGCCGATGGTCTGTACCGCTACCAGCTCACGGGTGCCGACTGGGGACAGTCCATCGATGCTGGAGAAACCATCCGTGTGGGGTTCAATGCGCGATCGGCTGACAGCGGCGAGAGCGAGGGTGCACTGACCACTGAAATCCTGCTGGCACTCAACAGCGAGCTGGTGGTGGTCTGA
- a CDS encoding transporter substrate-binding domain-containing protein — translation MHPMLSRSVRLTIGALCSVLLTAECIQISQAQDLTVEDTDPVDVIWFPNPPYAMNEKGIPAGFEIDLWRMIAESRQIPYRIRKADSFEDLLAAISSNQADLAISGVLINENRSKAFRFSFPTASSDLKIYTVNSEEPTAVKLLRVLFSREVLLIFLGLILIACIFALPVWMMERHRPDLADKQKRHQLVLILQKTLLLSTDHTKRTKTRLISIGSLFARVLLTAYFASYILKVASSEQLSKKQNMIEEINFETLKDTTFAAIPGYIQTSILKSNGAKTIACDVAETCIQLLKTGQADAILDDMLTMQTTLPLMQGAKVSAASEKLMTLFMAFAISKDFSKDQRSLAINDAIARSYYDGSHAKLSRIWLRP, via the coding sequence ATGCATCCCATGCTCAGCCGGAGTGTCCGTCTGACGATTGGGGCACTTTGCAGCGTCCTGCTGACAGCTGAGTGCATCCAGATCAGTCAGGCCCAAGACCTCACTGTCGAGGACACCGATCCGGTGGATGTGATCTGGTTCCCGAACCCTCCCTACGCAATGAACGAGAAGGGGATCCCCGCAGGCTTTGAAATCGATCTGTGGCGGATGATTGCGGAAAGTCGGCAGATCCCCTACCGCATCCGCAAAGCCGACAGTTTTGAAGATCTCCTCGCCGCGATCAGCAGCAACCAGGCCGACTTGGCGATCTCAGGCGTGCTGATTAATGAAAACCGCAGCAAGGCCTTTCGGTTTTCCTTTCCCACGGCCAGCAGTGATTTAAAGATCTACACCGTCAACAGCGAGGAACCAACAGCCGTCAAATTACTTCGGGTTTTGTTTTCCAGGGAAGTGCTGCTGATTTTCCTGGGATTGATTCTGATTGCCTGCATCTTTGCTCTGCCCGTTTGGATGATGGAGCGTCACCGACCAGACCTGGCCGACAAGCAGAAGCGCCATCAATTGGTGCTCATTCTTCAGAAAACTTTGCTGCTCTCCACAGACCATACAAAACGCACGAAAACTCGCTTGATTTCAATCGGCTCACTGTTTGCCAGGGTTTTATTAACAGCCTATTTTGCTTCTTACATCCTTAAAGTGGCCAGCAGCGAACAACTCTCTAAAAAACAAAATATGATCGAGGAGATTAACTTTGAAACCCTCAAAGACACAACATTTGCTGCGATTCCAGGCTATATCCAGACATCCATCTTGAAAAGCAACGGCGCCAAAACCATTGCATGCGATGTTGCAGAAACATGCATTCAACTGCTCAAAACAGGGCAAGCCGATGCCATCCTCGACGACATGCTGACCATGCAAACAACCTTGCCCTTGATGCAGGGAGCGAAAGTATCCGCTGCTTCAGAGAAACTCATGACCCTGTTCATGGCCTTTGCAATCTCCAAAGACTTCAGCAAAGATCAACGCTCACTCGCCATCAACGATGCAATCGCCAGGAGCTATTACGACGGCTCTCACGCCAAGCTGAGCAGGATTTGGCTGCGGCCATGA
- a CDS encoding RluA family pseudouridine synthase has translation MPDHPPLPELSFDKAFGEGQGELLSLTYPKPLPMRLDRWLVSQRREQSRARIQKFIDAGLVRVNGRTGKAKTPLRQGDEVQLWMPPPEPLPYLKPEAMDLDVLFEDEHLIVINKPAGLTVHPAPGNKDGTLVNGLLHHCPDLPGISGKLRPGIVHRLDKDTTGCIVIAKSQEALVKLQLQIQKRIASREYLAVVHGVPSGDSGTIVGAIGRHPVDRKKYAVVSSESGRFACTHWSLQERLGDYSLLRFKLDTGRTHQIRVHCAHMNHPVVGDPTYSRCRKLPIELPGQALHAFQLGLDHPITRERMLFEAPLPPVMDKLLAVLRRRSSIT, from the coding sequence TTGCCAGACCATCCCCCTCTTCCTGAACTCTCGTTTGACAAGGCTTTTGGTGAAGGCCAGGGAGAGTTGCTCAGCCTGACTTACCCCAAGCCTTTGCCCATGCGGCTTGACCGCTGGCTTGTGAGCCAGCGTCGCGAACAGAGTCGCGCCCGAATTCAGAAATTCATTGATGCGGGTTTGGTGCGTGTGAATGGTCGAACGGGTAAAGCGAAGACCCCCCTGCGTCAGGGCGATGAGGTGCAGCTCTGGATGCCCCCACCTGAGCCGCTGCCCTACCTGAAGCCTGAGGCCATGGATCTGGATGTGCTTTTCGAAGATGAGCACTTGATTGTGATCAACAAGCCCGCTGGCCTCACCGTGCACCCAGCCCCTGGTAACAAGGATGGAACCCTGGTGAACGGTCTGTTGCATCACTGCCCGGATCTACCGGGGATCAGTGGCAAGCTCAGGCCGGGAATCGTGCACCGTCTGGACAAAGACACCACCGGCTGCATCGTGATCGCCAAATCCCAGGAGGCACTGGTGAAGCTGCAGCTGCAGATCCAAAAGCGCATTGCCTCACGGGAGTACCTCGCGGTGGTGCATGGGGTGCCGTCAGGAGACAGCGGCACGATCGTGGGGGCCATCGGCCGCCACCCGGTGGATCGCAAGAAATATGCGGTGGTGAGCAGCGAGAGCGGTCGTTTTGCTTGCACCCACTGGAGCTTGCAGGAGCGACTCGGTGATTACTCGTTGCTGCGCTTCAAGCTCGATACGGGCCGCACCCATCAGATCCGCGTGCATTGCGCGCATATGAACCATCCGGTGGTGGGGGACCCCACCTACAGCCGTTGCCGCAAATTGCCCATCGAGCTGCCTGGACAGGCTCTACATGCGTTTCAGCTGGGGCTGGATCACCCGATCACAAGGGAACGGATGCTGTTTGAAGCGCCGCTGCCACCAGTGATGGACAAACTGCTGGCGGTGCTGAGGCGGCGTTCCTCGATTACGTAA
- a CDS encoding MFS transporter yields the protein MRASQKFPLTILGAVMGVSIGNMFYSQSLLPVISSAFDLPSGRVGVVPVMLQAGLLTSLVFLLPAGDLLDRRKMLRLIACGASLSAFSIVLSGDFSLLLVAFYSLGFCSLSSYILPAFVSGLVGPHERGFVIGRLLSGQFAGILLSRFFSGLMAHWFGWRSIYLVSAVLMGGVALLWPRLIPPDTESVNKPYGLVISRQFSLFRRFDVLRQACASQGFQFAAFIVVWTGLSLRLANPPWSFGPAQIGAFGLVGLASITSAAWVGRMVDRFGARQVITGCSGMTLLGVIGLIVWDTSVVAILVSMCCIDFGVQGSYVANQSRVLSLDLAARSRLGALLFISAFGAAALSGLLLVRLWPIWGWHGVLYLALGLVLLAMLSQCSGLTIARPSPSS from the coding sequence ATGCGTGCGAGCCAGAAATTTCCCTTGACGATTCTAGGGGCGGTGATGGGAGTGAGCATCGGCAACATGTTCTATTCCCAGTCCCTGTTACCTGTCATTTCTTCAGCATTTGACTTGCCGTCTGGTCGTGTTGGGGTCGTGCCGGTGATGCTGCAGGCGGGGTTGTTGACCTCTCTTGTGTTCCTGTTGCCGGCTGGGGATCTTCTTGATCGCCGTAAAATGCTTCGCTTGATTGCTTGTGGGGCATCGCTGTCGGCCTTTTCAATTGTCTTGTCAGGAGACTTCTCGCTACTTCTTGTTGCTTTTTATAGTTTGGGTTTTTGTTCGTTAAGCTCGTATATTCTCCCCGCTTTTGTTTCCGGTCTGGTTGGCCCTCATGAGCGAGGGTTTGTGATCGGCAGATTGCTCAGTGGTCAGTTTGCAGGCATCCTCTTGTCCCGTTTCTTTAGTGGACTGATGGCGCATTGGTTTGGCTGGCGGAGCATTTATTTGGTGTCTGCAGTTCTGATGGGTGGAGTCGCTCTCTTGTGGCCTCGTTTGATTCCGCCTGACACCGAGAGTGTGAACAAGCCCTATGGACTCGTGATCAGTCGTCAGTTCTCATTGTTTCGGCGTTTTGATGTTCTCAGGCAAGCCTGTGCCAGCCAAGGCTTTCAATTCGCTGCTTTTATTGTTGTCTGGACAGGGCTTTCATTGCGTTTGGCGAATCCCCCCTGGTCGTTCGGCCCAGCCCAGATTGGTGCTTTCGGTCTTGTTGGCCTGGCCAGCATCACATCCGCAGCCTGGGTTGGTCGCATGGTGGATCGATTCGGCGCCCGTCAGGTGATCACAGGGTGTAGTGGGATGACCTTGCTGGGTGTGATCGGTCTGATTGTTTGGGATACATCCGTTGTGGCGATTCTTGTCTCAATGTGTTGTATCGACTTTGGAGTGCAGGGAAGTTACGTCGCGAATCAGTCGCGGGTGTTGTCGCTTGATCTGGCAGCACGATCAAGGCTCGGTGCCTTGCTCTTCATCTCTGCGTTCGGGGCTGCGGCTCTCAGCGGTCTTCTTTTGGTGAGACTTTGGCCCATCTGGGGATGGCACGGTGTTTTATACCTGGCTTTAGGGCTGGTTCTGCTGGCCATGCTTTCCCAGTGTTCTGGGCTGACCATTGCCAGACCATCCCCCTCTTCCTGA
- a CDS encoding MmgE/PrpD family protein translates to MSTVPSSQPGHSTNKSNDWREWGTEATSLSQAINTQWKHDQTPEKQSIIQATRLVLLDTCAVIINGLSSDLIQAYSENNANLEPGHLHFPGIRQTLSIHGLISVLSAAAPWNELVEGNAKAHGRPALHVVPISIGLGLSLNCTLDEILRAILQGYEIGTRFGEAYSVPPGEHVDGTWGTIAATVAACTLLKTTPEQTRGAINGALCQMSRSLFAPVEAGSGSRLLYSGLSALTGLQLALASRAGLHGPARPGRTSSDHQQRWPSAPDLTIRAEFAIEDSYVKLYPGARHLHYGMEAALNWRLSHGYHSEQTLRQQDIPSTITIETYPEAINYCDQSEPSNRIQAQFSLQYATCICLLTGDTSTNIFNQSWLHHPVVAILMSRTKLLANDHQSGRWAVLNLTDQQGRRSRAECKYLKGDPGYPLSIDDRITKAKRLLEDHLETRCAERLVNHWLEGDLSNGLLPEA, encoded by the coding sequence ATGTCTACAGTCCCCAGTTCACAGCCTGGTCATAGCACGAATAAAAGCAATGACTGGCGTGAATGGGGAACAGAAGCGACCTCACTAAGCCAGGCAATCAATACACAGTGGAAGCACGATCAAACACCTGAGAAGCAATCAATCATTCAAGCAACACGCCTCGTGTTACTCGACACATGTGCGGTCATCATCAATGGATTGTCCAGCGATCTCATTCAGGCGTACAGCGAGAACAATGCCAATCTCGAGCCAGGTCATCTGCACTTTCCTGGGATCCGACAAACACTGAGTATCCACGGCCTGATCAGCGTGCTGTCAGCAGCAGCTCCATGGAATGAATTGGTTGAAGGCAATGCCAAGGCCCATGGCCGCCCCGCACTTCACGTGGTTCCAATCAGTATCGGGCTGGGCCTGAGTCTGAATTGCACGCTCGATGAGATCTTGCGGGCCATTCTTCAGGGCTATGAAATCGGCACCCGATTCGGTGAAGCGTATTCCGTACCCCCCGGGGAACACGTGGACGGCACATGGGGAACCATCGCAGCGACCGTGGCCGCATGCACACTTCTGAAGACAACACCGGAGCAAACCAGAGGCGCGATCAATGGCGCGCTCTGTCAGATGAGTCGAAGCCTGTTTGCACCTGTGGAGGCGGGAAGCGGTTCACGCTTGCTCTACTCCGGCTTGTCTGCCCTAACAGGGCTCCAGCTGGCCTTAGCCTCCAGGGCCGGATTGCACGGACCAGCCCGACCAGGGCGAACGTCAAGCGACCATCAACAACGCTGGCCATCGGCACCAGACCTCACGATCAGAGCGGAATTCGCGATTGAAGACAGCTATGTAAAGCTCTATCCAGGGGCACGCCACCTGCACTACGGCATGGAAGCTGCTCTGAATTGGCGCCTAAGCCACGGATATCACTCAGAACAGACCCTGAGACAACAAGACATCCCCAGCACAATCACAATTGAAACTTACCCTGAAGCAATCAACTATTGCGACCAAAGCGAACCGAGCAATCGCATACAGGCTCAGTTCAGCCTGCAATACGCAACCTGCATTTGCCTACTGACAGGTGATACGAGTACAAACATCTTTAATCAGAGCTGGCTGCATCATCCAGTCGTGGCCATCCTCATGAGTCGAACCAAACTCCTGGCCAACGATCATCAATCAGGACGCTGGGCTGTGCTGAATCTGACTGACCAACAAGGGAGGAGAAGTCGCGCCGAATGCAAATATCTGAAAGGGGACCCAGGCTATCCTCTCAGCATCGATGACCGGATCACGAAAGCCAAACGCCTACTGGAAGATCATCTTGAAACACGATGTGCCGAACGATTAGTCAACCATTGGCTTGAGGGAGACCTCAGCAATGGCCTACTACCCGAAGCATAA
- a CDS encoding NAD(P)/FAD-dependent oxidoreductase translates to MRILVVGSGPVGLMFCAKLSREGHECVLIERHDFNQTFSRASTLQPATLELLSEFACWPELLAQGEVVSDVMSWNLERSTQQRSSYDALSAQTQFPYRLHLHQAALRAELIAELQASRCCCLVDKADAVALQFDRCNKGVSVRVNRFGSSGLSQTFQGDYLILCDGARSVLRDQLGLRFEGYDLPTPVVRLSVPMIPDSLQGQLAGVSYVQSEGGSVSCLKMTDGWRFVLRPRLSELRQALAGTAWARQRLAGVFRDCVPAQWWESIPAMRDSYRVAQRCVKTRQVQRVFLLGDVAHVTNTRGGLNMNFGLMEAYALASCFLNHPDWQALQHWNLTWSRLTQDALMARTQQLLAGRTPRFLRPSSESFGALMRASLLDLLSYSKSLRR, encoded by the coding sequence ATGCGAATCCTGGTGGTTGGCTCTGGTCCGGTTGGGCTTATGTTCTGCGCCAAGCTCTCTCGGGAGGGGCACGAGTGTGTCTTGATTGAGCGTCATGATTTCAATCAGACATTTTCGAGAGCCTCAACGCTTCAGCCAGCCACCCTTGAGCTCTTGTCTGAATTTGCCTGTTGGCCTGAGCTTTTGGCCCAGGGAGAGGTTGTCTCAGACGTCATGTCTTGGAATCTCGAACGATCGACTCAACAACGATCAAGCTATGACGCGCTCTCGGCTCAGACCCAATTCCCTTACCGATTGCATTTACATCAGGCTGCATTGCGCGCGGAGTTGATCGCCGAACTCCAAGCTTCCAGGTGTTGTTGTCTGGTGGACAAGGCAGATGCTGTCGCCTTGCAGTTTGATCGTTGCAACAAAGGCGTGTCTGTACGGGTCAATCGCTTTGGATCAAGTGGCTTGAGCCAGACATTTCAAGGGGATTATCTGATTCTCTGTGATGGAGCGCGCAGTGTGTTGCGTGATCAGCTGGGTCTTCGTTTTGAGGGGTATGACTTGCCAACCCCAGTTGTGCGTCTTTCCGTGCCAATGATTCCTGACTCTCTGCAGGGGCAATTGGCTGGGGTGTCTTATGTCCAATCAGAAGGTGGTTCGGTGAGCTGCCTCAAGATGACCGACGGTTGGCGTTTTGTACTGCGGCCTCGCTTATCTGAACTGCGGCAGGCACTAGCGGGTACTGCATGGGCACGGCAACGTTTGGCCGGTGTCTTCAGGGATTGCGTGCCGGCTCAGTGGTGGGAATCGATTCCGGCCATGCGTGACTCCTATCGCGTTGCGCAGCGTTGTGTGAAAACCCGACAAGTTCAAAGGGTGTTTCTCTTGGGTGATGTGGCCCATGTCACCAACACCCGAGGAGGTTTGAATATGAATTTCGGATTAATGGAAGCCTATGCATTGGCATCCTGTTTTTTGAACCATCCTGATTGGCAAGCATTGCAGCATTGGAATCTGACCTGGTCGCGTTTGACGCAAGATGCCTTGATGGCGCGCACCCAGCAGTTGCTGGCGGGACGGACCCCTCGTTTCCTGAGGCCTTCTAGTGAGTCGTTTGGGGCGCTGATGCGTGCTTCACTTCTTGACCTACTTTCGTATTCAAAGTCTTTGCGCCGATGA